A stretch of the Archangium violaceum genome encodes the following:
- the fabZ gene encoding 3-hydroxyacyl-ACP dehydratase FabZ, translating to MDIMDIQGLLPHRYPFLLVDRVVEIVPGQKLVAFKNVTMNEPFFNGHFPGHPVMPGVLILEALAQATAILAYKTENMDPTQKVSYLMGVDGARFRKPVVPGDRLQLNVEVIRHKGAIWKTKGTATVDGVKVAEGEFLATVVDKDKDKDESGSAAEAS from the coding sequence ATGGACATCATGGACATCCAGGGGCTGCTGCCGCACCGCTATCCATTCCTCCTGGTGGATCGGGTGGTGGAGATCGTCCCTGGCCAGAAGCTGGTGGCGTTCAAGAACGTCACCATGAACGAGCCCTTCTTCAACGGCCATTTCCCGGGGCATCCGGTGATGCCGGGAGTGCTCATCCTGGAGGCGCTGGCGCAGGCCACGGCCATTCTCGCCTACAAGACCGAGAACATGGATCCCACCCAGAAGGTGTCGTACCTGATGGGCGTGGATGGCGCGCGCTTCCGCAAGCCGGTGGTGCCAGGAGACCGGCTGCAGCTGAACGTCGAGGTCATCCGCCACAAGGGCGCCATCTGGAAGACCAAGGGCACGGCCACGGTGGACGGCGTGAAGGTGGCCGAGGGCGAGTTCCTCGCCACCGTGGTGGACAAGGACAAGGACAAGGACGAGAGCGGCTCCGCGGCCGAGGCGTCCTGA
- the lpxA gene encoding acyl-ACP--UDP-N-acetylglucosamine O-acyltransferase, which translates to MAQVHPTAVVHPGARLHETVEVGPYAIIGEKVTVGEGTRVGPHVVIDGRTTLGARNRIFPFASVGGAPQDLKYAGEDTELIIGDGNTIRESCTLNIGTAGGGGVTRVGNNNLFMAYSHVAHDCVVGNGCIVANSVALAGHVYLEDFVILGGLSAVHQFTRLGKHAFIAGGSMVTMDVAPYCTAQGDRAELAGLNVVGLQRHGFSEEQIGRIKEAYKILFRSKLQLAEAISQLKTEMGGHSEIEYLLNFVSQSKRGLTR; encoded by the coding sequence ATGGCGCAGGTTCACCCCACTGCGGTGGTTCACCCCGGTGCTCGTCTCCATGAGACGGTGGAGGTTGGCCCCTACGCCATCATCGGCGAGAAGGTGACGGTGGGCGAGGGGACTCGAGTGGGCCCCCACGTCGTCATCGACGGGCGCACCACGCTGGGGGCGCGCAACCGCATCTTCCCCTTCGCCTCGGTGGGTGGCGCCCCGCAGGACCTGAAGTACGCGGGCGAGGACACCGAGCTCATCATCGGTGACGGCAACACCATCCGCGAGTCGTGCACGCTCAACATCGGCACGGCCGGCGGTGGTGGCGTGACGCGGGTGGGCAACAACAACCTCTTCATGGCCTACAGCCACGTGGCCCACGACTGCGTGGTGGGCAATGGCTGCATCGTCGCCAACAGCGTGGCGCTGGCCGGGCACGTGTACTTGGAGGACTTCGTCATCCTTGGAGGCCTGTCCGCGGTGCACCAGTTCACCCGCCTGGGCAAGCACGCGTTCATCGCGGGCGGGTCCATGGTGACGATGGACGTGGCCCCCTACTGCACGGCGCAGGGGGACCGGGCGGAGCTGGCCGGCCTCAACGTGGTGGGTCTGCAGCGTCACGGCTTCTCCGAGGAGCAGATCGGCCGCATCAAGGAGGCCTACAAGATCCTCTTCCGCTCGAAGCTGCAGCTGGCCGAAGCCATCTCCCAGCTGAAGACGGAGATGGGTGGCCACTCGGAGATCGAGTACCTGTTGAACTTCGTCAGCCAGAGCAAGCGCGGGCTGACGCGCTGA
- a CDS encoding LpxI family protein: MEPIGLIAGNGRLPFLFASAAREQGLRVVAVAHRNEADPALEAEVAELTWVRLGQVDRIVRAFNKAGVKRAAMAGGIGRVRALTDARPDLGALRIISRLRSFRDDTLLRAVADYFESHGITIVAPTDWLAQALCPEGHLAGPRLHPAQEKDVALGREVATLLGQADVGQTVVVRNGHVLALEAVEGTDEAIRRGGKYGGEGAVVVKRCKPGQDLRFDLPAVGPRTLEVMGEVGAKVLALEAGKTVLLDAPELFRGAEKAGITLVGVP; this comes from the coding sequence GTGGAGCCCATCGGCCTCATCGCGGGCAACGGACGGTTGCCCTTCCTGTTCGCGAGCGCGGCCCGGGAGCAGGGGCTGCGGGTAGTGGCGGTGGCGCACCGCAACGAGGCGGATCCGGCCCTGGAGGCGGAGGTCGCCGAGCTGACGTGGGTGCGGCTGGGCCAGGTGGACCGCATCGTCCGTGCCTTCAACAAGGCGGGGGTGAAGCGGGCGGCGATGGCCGGAGGCATCGGCCGGGTGCGGGCGCTGACGGACGCACGGCCGGACCTGGGTGCGCTGCGCATCATCTCGCGCCTGCGCAGCTTCCGGGATGACACCCTGCTGCGCGCGGTGGCGGATTACTTCGAGTCGCACGGCATCACCATCGTGGCGCCCACGGATTGGCTGGCGCAGGCGCTGTGCCCCGAGGGGCACCTGGCGGGCCCGCGACTCCACCCCGCGCAGGAGAAGGACGTGGCGCTGGGGCGGGAGGTGGCCACGCTGCTGGGACAGGCGGACGTGGGGCAGACGGTGGTGGTTCGCAACGGTCACGTGCTGGCGCTGGAGGCGGTGGAGGGCACGGACGAGGCCATCCGCCGGGGAGGGAAGTACGGCGGGGAGGGCGCGGTGGTGGTGAAGCGTTGCAAGCCGGGGCAGGATCTGCGGTTCGATCTGCCCGCGGTGGGCCCACGCACCCTGGAGGTGATGGGGGAGGTGGGGGCGAAGGTGCTGGCGCTGGAAGCGGGGAAGACGGTGCTGCTGGACGCTCCGGAGCTCTTCCGGGGGGCGGAGAAGGCGGGCATCACCCTGGTCGGAGTGCCGTGA
- a CDS encoding OmpA family protein — MNVRLLLLCLTLTPLCALADAVRVSLQPQAAVGKGLPALQVHIEEPIAGFEVRLKRGDGKEVRVKGGGEPGVTRTVQLEQPEGRFHYEGELVVRFPDAEEASMPLSFDAELLGPLKLTVVPEDVDVQGRKLRFTLSRPASRAEVTVLMDTGKKAFEGEVPFDGAPAGKPLEVTWPAAEGRVLRISLKAFDTSDFYTAVDLFPWRVDIPHEEVNFPSGSAEVPVPERRKLDASHALIADAVKRYGRFAELRLYILGHTDTVGDTASNRKLSLARARGIATYLRKKGLELPIFYEGFGEESPLEATPDETDAAANRRAEYILAVEPPALSSTPFPPQWRKL; from the coding sequence ATGAACGTACGCTTGCTGCTGCTGTGCCTCACCCTGACTCCTCTCTGCGCGCTCGCGGACGCGGTGCGCGTGTCGCTCCAACCCCAGGCCGCGGTGGGCAAGGGTCTGCCAGCCCTCCAGGTACACATCGAGGAGCCCATCGCTGGCTTCGAGGTGAGGCTGAAGCGCGGTGATGGCAAGGAGGTCCGGGTGAAGGGCGGCGGCGAGCCGGGCGTGACGCGCACCGTGCAGCTGGAGCAGCCCGAGGGCCGCTTCCACTACGAGGGCGAGCTGGTGGTGCGCTTCCCGGACGCGGAGGAGGCCTCGATGCCGCTGTCCTTCGATGCGGAGCTGCTGGGGCCACTGAAGCTGACGGTGGTCCCCGAGGACGTGGACGTGCAGGGGCGCAAGCTGCGCTTCACGCTGTCGCGGCCCGCGTCACGCGCGGAGGTGACGGTCCTCATGGACACCGGCAAGAAGGCCTTCGAGGGCGAGGTGCCCTTCGACGGCGCGCCCGCGGGCAAGCCGCTGGAGGTGACGTGGCCGGCGGCGGAGGGTCGTGTGCTGCGCATCTCGCTCAAGGCCTTCGACACCTCCGACTTCTACACGGCCGTGGACCTCTTCCCGTGGCGGGTGGACATCCCTCATGAGGAGGTCAACTTCCCCTCGGGCAGCGCGGAGGTCCCGGTCCCCGAGCGGCGGAAGCTGGACGCCAGCCACGCGCTCATCGCCGACGCGGTGAAGCGCTACGGCCGCTTCGCGGAGCTGCGCCTCTACATCCTCGGGCACACCGACACGGTGGGAGACACGGCCTCCAACCGCAAGCTGTCCCTCGCGCGCGCCCGTGGCATCGCGACGTACCTGCGCAAGAAGGGCCTCGAGCTGCCCATCTTCTACGAGGGCTTCGGCGAGGAGTCCCCGCTCGAGGCCACTCCGGACGAGACGGACGCGGCCGCCAACCGGCGCGCCGAGTACATCCTGGCCGTGGAGCCGCCGGCCCTGTCCTCAACCCCCTTCCCGCCGCAGTGGCGGAAGCTGTGA
- a CDS encoding polyprenol monophosphomannose synthase codes for MNPALVCIPTYNERDNLEPITRAVLEADPRVDILVVDDNSPDGTGKLADELAAKEPRIRVLHREKKQGLGRAYLHAFRVALEAGYTYVIEMDADFSHDPRYLPTLLDTAMGGADLVLGSRYVSGGGTVNWGVGRKIISRGGSLYARSILGVGTRDLTGGFKCFHRRVLESIDLEAVKSTGYAFQIELTYRTLKKGFTVKEIPIVFEDRRVGQSKMSRKIFLEALTMVWKLRFSV; via the coding sequence ATGAACCCAGCGCTGGTCTGCATCCCCACCTACAACGAGCGGGACAACCTCGAGCCCATCACCCGAGCGGTGCTCGAGGCCGATCCCCGAGTAGACATCCTCGTCGTCGACGACAACTCCCCGGATGGGACGGGGAAGCTGGCGGACGAGCTGGCGGCGAAGGAGCCGCGCATCCGCGTCCTGCACCGCGAGAAGAAGCAGGGCCTGGGGCGCGCCTACCTCCATGCGTTCCGCGTGGCGCTCGAGGCGGGCTACACCTACGTCATCGAGATGGACGCGGACTTCAGCCATGATCCGCGCTACCTGCCCACGCTGCTGGACACGGCGATGGGTGGAGCGGATCTGGTGCTGGGCTCGCGATACGTGAGCGGCGGCGGCACCGTGAACTGGGGCGTGGGCCGGAAGATCATCAGCCGGGGCGGCTCGCTCTACGCGCGCAGCATCCTCGGCGTGGGCACCCGGGATCTCACCGGGGGCTTCAAGTGCTTCCACCGCCGGGTGCTCGAGTCCATCGACCTGGAGGCGGTGAAGAGCACCGGTTACGCCTTCCAGATCGAGCTCACCTACCGCACCCTCAAGAAGGGCTTCACGGTGAAGGAGATCCCCATCGTCTTCGAGGACCGCCGCGTCGGGCAGTCCAAGATGAGCCGGAAGATCTTCCTCGAAGCCCTGACGATGGTGTGGAAGCTGCGTTTCTCGGTGTAG
- the lpxB gene encoding lipid-A-disaccharide synthase, with the protein MSPSPQILVVAGEASGDAHASELVAALKARRPDLTFFGMGGSRLAAQGVELLYGAHEVSVMGITEVLPKIPRILQVMGGLARAAAERRPACAILVDIPDFNLRLAARLKKLGIPVAYYVSPMIWAWRRGRVKTIAKLVDRMLCILPFEEDFYREAGVAARYVGSPVVEQMPSPASATAFRQKLGLPVETPTLALLPGSRMSEIRRILPAMVGAAKQLVAERPGLQVVVPVAPTIPREEIVSRFEGSGVQPVLVEGRAPEVVGASDAAIVASGTAALEAGLMQRPFVVVYRVSLVTYLVGRMMLKVAHVALVNLLAGRRVVPELLQGDMTPERIAGEIRRLWVPGAPREEMLQGLEEVRTRLGEAGAAHRAAESILELLPPAVKV; encoded by the coding sequence ATGTCCCCATCCCCCCAGATTCTCGTCGTGGCGGGCGAGGCGTCCGGAGACGCCCACGCCTCCGAGCTCGTCGCCGCCCTCAAGGCCCGCCGTCCGGACCTCACCTTCTTCGGAATGGGAGGCTCGCGCCTCGCCGCCCAGGGCGTGGAGTTGCTCTACGGCGCCCATGAGGTCAGCGTCATGGGCATCACCGAGGTGCTGCCCAAGATTCCACGCATCCTCCAGGTGATGGGAGGGCTGGCCCGCGCCGCCGCCGAGCGCCGCCCGGCCTGCGCCATCCTCGTGGACATTCCGGACTTCAATCTCCGGCTCGCCGCCCGCCTCAAGAAGCTCGGCATCCCCGTGGCCTACTACGTCTCGCCGATGATCTGGGCCTGGCGCCGGGGCCGGGTGAAGACGATCGCGAAGCTCGTGGACCGGATGCTCTGCATCCTCCCCTTCGAGGAGGACTTCTACCGGGAGGCCGGTGTCGCGGCCCGCTACGTGGGCAGCCCCGTGGTGGAGCAGATGCCCTCCCCCGCCAGCGCCACCGCCTTCCGCCAGAAGCTCGGGCTCCCCGTGGAGACGCCCACGCTCGCCCTGCTCCCGGGCAGCCGGATGAGTGAAATCCGCCGCATCCTCCCGGCCATGGTGGGCGCGGCGAAGCAGCTGGTAGCCGAGCGCCCCGGGCTCCAGGTGGTGGTGCCGGTGGCCCCCACCATCCCGCGCGAGGAGATCGTCTCGCGCTTCGAGGGCAGCGGCGTCCAGCCCGTGCTGGTGGAGGGCCGGGCCCCCGAGGTGGTGGGCGCCAGCGACGCGGCCATCGTGGCCTCGGGGACGGCGGCCCTGGAGGCGGGGCTGATGCAGCGCCCCTTCGTGGTGGTGTACCGCGTCTCGCTCGTCACCTACCTCGTGGGTCGCATGATGCTGAAGGTGGCACACGTGGCGCTCGTCAACCTGCTCGCCGGCCGCCGGGTCGTCCCCGAGCTGCTCCAGGGCGACATGACGCCCGAGCGTATCGCCGGGGAGATCCGCCGCCTGTGGGTGCCTGGAGCACCCCGCGAGGAGATGCTCCAGGGATTGGAGGAGGTGCGCACCCGGCTCGGAGAGGCCGGGGCCGCCCACCGAGCGGCCGAGTCGATCCTGGAGCTGCTTCCCCCCGCCGTGAAAGTCTAG
- a CDS encoding TIGR02265 family protein, with the protein MRQDSQMAELNNQAAEYWERDFARRIALTRPGDTTRGVFCIGLLRAVGELGDGVMVRRCLAESGEKEFVELFNYPMATYLRMVATAIRLLAVEHGTIDEALRQLGRRAARDFRESKAGKAMGVMHGGDARRLLDSLPVVYRVALSFGEFDLTWVGPGRACFSLKNIFMPFPFHEGTLLELLEKMPVQRMTVAGRQTDVLDSEYEISWE; encoded by the coding sequence GTGCGCCAGGACAGCCAGATGGCCGAACTGAACAACCAGGCCGCGGAATACTGGGAGCGGGACTTCGCGCGGCGGATCGCCTTGACGCGTCCGGGTGACACCACGCGGGGCGTGTTCTGTATCGGCCTGCTGCGGGCCGTGGGTGAGCTCGGCGACGGGGTGATGGTGCGGCGTTGCCTGGCGGAGAGTGGCGAGAAGGAGTTCGTGGAGCTCTTCAACTACCCCATGGCCACCTATCTCCGGATGGTCGCCACAGCGATCCGGTTGCTGGCGGTGGAGCACGGCACCATCGACGAGGCGCTGCGGCAGCTCGGGCGGAGGGCGGCGAGGGACTTCCGTGAGTCCAAGGCCGGCAAGGCCATGGGCGTGATGCACGGAGGCGATGCCCGGCGTCTGCTGGACTCCCTGCCCGTCGTGTATCGGGTCGCGTTGAGCTTCGGCGAGTTCGACTTGACGTGGGTGGGGCCAGGGCGTGCCTGCTTCTCACTGAAGAATATCTTCATGCCCTTCCCGTTCCACGAGGGGACGCTGCTGGAACTGCTCGAGAAGATGCCCGTCCAGCGGATGACGGTGGCCGGACGCCAGACGGATGTGCTCGACAGCGAGTACGAGATCTCCTGGGAGTGA
- a CDS encoding GNAT family N-acetyltransferase translates to MREREMEGETTWRGYTLRRALPEELAALPELEHLAAQQFLQSAHAFIAGAETQTLEQLREYQRLGGAWVAVPAEGGLAAFALCKEVDGTAYLAEIDVHPAHARRGLGRALFEVLKRQARERGYPAMTLITFRDIAWNAPNYERWGFRVMRDDEVGPGLRALREHETRAGFPPESRVCMLLPLDGRPDS, encoded by the coding sequence ATGCGTGAGCGCGAGATGGAGGGGGAGACGACCTGGCGCGGCTACACCCTGCGGCGGGCCCTGCCGGAGGAGCTGGCGGCATTGCCGGAGCTCGAGCATCTCGCCGCCCAGCAATTCCTCCAGTCGGCGCACGCCTTCATCGCCGGGGCCGAGACCCAGACGCTCGAACAGCTCCGCGAGTACCAGCGGCTCGGTGGCGCATGGGTGGCCGTTCCAGCGGAGGGAGGGCTGGCGGCCTTCGCGCTCTGCAAGGAGGTGGATGGCACGGCGTACCTCGCGGAGATCGACGTGCACCCGGCCCACGCACGCCGGGGACTGGGCCGGGCCCTCTTCGAGGTGCTGAAACGTCAGGCACGCGAACGGGGCTACCCGGCGATGACGCTCATCACCTTCCGGGACATCGCCTGGAACGCCCCCAACTACGAGCGCTGGGGCTTTCGCGTCATGCGGGACGACGAGGTGGGTCCCGGGCTACGAGCCCTTCGCGAGCACGAGACCCGAGCGGGATTTCCTCCCGAGAGCCGCGTCTGCATGCTGCTGCCACTGGATGGGCGACCCGACTCGTGA
- a CDS encoding DUF4388 domain-containing protein, with amino-acid sequence MKTLLLAESHPPTLEHLTGLLSQAGYTVRAVSDPGSAMEHFVADNPDLVVVSVDLPRLQGTHVGHLIRNHSMGARVPIVAIDKGHLGRARGVTSVLDLKVNAYVADPLKPGELVGKLQSLVAGAAQNEAPLKGVRAMLSRPAVVSGDLKGFPLPALLVSLYRVRRDGVLVVAYKDLTRRVFFARGGAVNYDSSARQDTLPQYLLQRQVVTEAQAERLVQALASGLRIGAALAESGVEAAGEELLQLLRDYTQDRLAQVIGMREGRYAFYPGEEFQAEVATVETPALAPILDGARRAIPLKVLAAPLRAHQAEFPVRTPEFGRDLGALGLNTEDLKIVMQVNGRIALRDLLAHGRGDLRRGYSLLWFLKLAGCMSFSPTPVATGPGEVVAVPDVIAPRKRKPLDAETAASLRDGAVKIITGSYFRCLGLDIAADTEAVERAYHELATRFHPDSYAEFDTSEMKDLLDSVQEKLSAAYRVLSVEEKRKAYLQYLMSRMDVGRATTVNVDAEIILRRGEAALKRKQYRSALIHFEEAVTLNPLEPEYYSYLAWATFLAGTGPKEDRAKAAQKVLRKALSLNPYLERALIISAIIDSEMDEASVARKKLLKVLELNPNAQLAKAALRKVGR; translated from the coding sequence TTGAAGACGCTTCTTCTGGCCGAGAGCCATCCGCCCACTCTGGAGCACCTCACCGGGTTGTTGTCTCAAGCCGGGTACACCGTGCGAGCGGTGAGCGACCCCGGTTCGGCGATGGAGCACTTCGTCGCCGACAACCCGGACCTGGTGGTGGTGTCCGTGGATCTGCCGCGCCTGCAGGGAACCCACGTGGGGCACCTCATCCGCAACCACAGCATGGGTGCGCGGGTGCCCATCGTGGCCATCGACAAGGGGCATCTGGGCCGGGCGCGCGGCGTGACATCGGTGTTGGATCTCAAGGTGAATGCCTACGTGGCGGACCCGCTCAAGCCGGGCGAGCTGGTGGGCAAGCTGCAGTCGCTGGTGGCCGGTGCCGCGCAGAACGAGGCTCCGCTCAAGGGCGTGCGGGCGATGCTGTCGCGCCCGGCGGTGGTCAGCGGCGATCTCAAGGGCTTCCCGTTGCCGGCGTTGCTGGTGTCGCTGTACCGGGTGCGCCGCGATGGCGTGCTGGTGGTGGCCTACAAGGATCTCACGCGGCGGGTCTTCTTCGCCCGCGGTGGCGCGGTGAACTACGACTCGAGCGCGCGGCAGGACACGCTGCCCCAGTATCTGCTGCAGCGCCAGGTGGTGACCGAGGCCCAGGCGGAACGGCTGGTGCAGGCGCTGGCCTCGGGCCTGCGCATCGGCGCCGCGCTGGCGGAGTCCGGGGTGGAGGCGGCGGGCGAGGAACTGCTGCAACTGCTGCGCGACTACACGCAGGATCGGCTGGCGCAGGTCATCGGCATGCGCGAGGGCCGTTATGCCTTCTACCCCGGCGAGGAGTTCCAGGCCGAGGTGGCCACGGTGGAGACGCCGGCGCTGGCGCCGATCCTCGATGGGGCGCGGCGGGCCATTCCGCTCAAGGTGCTGGCCGCTCCGTTGCGCGCGCACCAGGCGGAGTTCCCGGTGCGCACGCCCGAGTTCGGCAGGGACCTGGGCGCGCTGGGGCTGAACACGGAGGACCTGAAGATCGTCATGCAGGTGAACGGGCGCATCGCGCTGCGGGACCTGCTGGCGCACGGGCGCGGGGACTTGCGGCGTGGGTACTCGCTGCTGTGGTTCCTCAAGCTGGCCGGCTGCATGAGCTTCTCTCCGACTCCCGTGGCGACCGGGCCCGGCGAGGTGGTGGCGGTGCCGGACGTCATCGCGCCTCGCAAGCGCAAGCCGCTGGACGCGGAGACGGCGGCCAGCCTGCGCGACGGCGCGGTGAAGATCATCACCGGCAGCTACTTCCGGTGCCTGGGGTTGGACATCGCCGCGGACACGGAGGCCGTGGAGCGCGCCTACCACGAGCTCGCCACGCGCTTCCACCCGGACAGCTACGCCGAGTTCGACACCTCGGAGATGAAGGATCTGCTGGACTCGGTGCAGGAGAAGCTGTCGGCGGCGTACCGGGTGCTGTCGGTGGAGGAGAAGCGCAAGGCGTACCTCCAGTACCTGATGTCGCGCATGGACGTGGGGCGCGCCACCACGGTGAACGTGGACGCGGAGATCATCCTCCGGCGCGGAGAGGCGGCCCTCAAGCGCAAGCAGTACCGCTCGGCCCTCATCCACTTCGAGGAGGCGGTGACGCTCAACCCGCTGGAGCCCGAGTACTACTCGTACCTGGCCTGGGCCACGTTCCTGGCCGGCACGGGGCCGAAGGAGGACCGGGCGAAGGCGGCGCAGAAGGTGCTCCGCAAGGCGCTCTCGCTCAACCCGTACCTGGAGCGGGCGCTCATCATCTCGGCCATCATCGACAGCGAAATGGATGAGGCGTCCGTCGCGCGCAAGAAGCTGCTGAAGGTGCTCGAGCTCAATCCCAATGCCCAGCTCGCCAAGGCCGCGCTGCGCAAAGTAGGTCGGTGA
- a CDS encoding ABC transporter ATP-binding protein translates to MHKSLWRLLGHARPHVGVLVVAFVCMAVLGLATGAYAYLMGPALRFLLSGGEQGFGGAQPVPWLSGLPREAALWAFPVVVVTVGLVKGVGYLGQFYFMGLFAQKVVADLRRELFVRLSSLSPAQLARERMGDLLSRFSADVQAVEMAAMYTVGSYLRDSLQVVVLAGVALSISPLMGGLMLCVLPLAALPASRLTRKALRGTREGQVQLGHLAGQIQEGLGGMRTIQAFNGQAAELARFSAHARAHEEALVRAAWARGGVPGLMEVLAAAALAGSLAYAAATHAMEPESLLSFLTAVILVYQPIKDLGRVTQFAMQAGAAGERLFALLDLRHPVEDAPGATEAPALERGIQVEGVRFSYGERRALEGLTLELPLGKVVALVGPSGGGKSTLTHLLLRFERPQEGHLRFDGVDVDRYTAASVRAKFALVTQEPLLFSGSVLENLRYGRPDATREEVEAAARVANADGFIRALPEGYDTRVGERGVKLSGGQRQRLCIARAVLSRAPVLVLDEATSSLDPESEREVQAALAAVLPGRTALVIAHRLSTVVDADVICVVEEGRVVERGSHLELLKAGGRYAALWALQTSGAERGAA, encoded by the coding sequence ATGCACAAGTCGTTGTGGCGGTTGCTGGGTCATGCGCGGCCGCACGTGGGCGTGCTGGTGGTGGCCTTCGTGTGCATGGCGGTGCTGGGGCTCGCCACGGGTGCCTACGCGTACCTGATGGGCCCGGCGCTGCGCTTCCTCCTGTCGGGCGGCGAGCAGGGTTTTGGCGGCGCGCAGCCGGTGCCGTGGCTGTCGGGCCTCCCTCGCGAGGCCGCGCTCTGGGCCTTCCCCGTGGTGGTGGTGACGGTGGGGCTGGTGAAGGGCGTGGGGTACCTGGGCCAGTTCTATTTCATGGGCCTCTTCGCCCAGAAGGTGGTGGCGGACCTGCGGCGGGAGCTCTTCGTCCGCCTCTCCTCGCTGTCACCGGCGCAGCTGGCGCGCGAGCGGATGGGCGATCTGCTCAGCCGCTTCTCCGCGGACGTGCAGGCGGTGGAGATGGCGGCCATGTACACCGTGGGCTCGTACCTGCGGGACTCGCTGCAGGTGGTGGTGCTGGCCGGTGTGGCGTTGTCCATCAGCCCGTTGATGGGTGGGTTGATGCTGTGTGTGCTGCCCCTGGCGGCGCTGCCGGCCTCGAGGCTGACGCGCAAGGCGCTCAGGGGCACGCGCGAGGGCCAGGTGCAGCTGGGGCACCTCGCGGGGCAGATCCAGGAGGGACTGGGCGGAATGCGCACCATCCAGGCCTTCAACGGGCAGGCGGCGGAGCTGGCGCGCTTCTCGGCGCACGCGCGGGCCCATGAGGAGGCCCTGGTGAGGGCCGCGTGGGCGCGAGGCGGAGTGCCCGGGCTGATGGAGGTGCTGGCGGCGGCGGCGCTCGCGGGCTCTCTGGCCTACGCGGCGGCCACGCACGCGATGGAGCCCGAGTCCCTGCTGTCGTTCCTCACCGCGGTGATTCTCGTGTACCAGCCCATCAAGGATCTGGGGCGGGTGACGCAGTTCGCGATGCAGGCGGGGGCGGCGGGAGAGCGGCTCTTCGCGCTGTTGGACCTGCGCCACCCGGTGGAGGACGCGCCGGGGGCCACGGAGGCGCCGGCGCTGGAGCGAGGCATCCAGGTGGAGGGCGTGCGCTTCTCCTACGGGGAGCGGCGGGCACTGGAGGGACTGACGCTGGAGCTGCCCCTGGGAAAGGTGGTGGCGCTGGTGGGGCCGAGCGGTGGGGGCAAGAGCACGCTCACCCATCTGCTGCTGCGCTTCGAGCGCCCCCAGGAAGGCCACCTGCGCTTCGATGGGGTGGACGTGGACCGGTACACGGCGGCGAGCGTGCGGGCGAAGTTCGCGCTGGTGACGCAGGAGCCGTTGCTCTTCTCGGGCAGCGTGCTGGAGAACCTGCGCTATGGGCGGCCGGACGCGACGCGCGAGGAGGTGGAGGCGGCGGCGCGGGTGGCGAACGCGGACGGCTTCATCCGGGCACTGCCCGAGGGGTATGACACCCGGGTGGGCGAGCGCGGCGTGAAGCTGAGCGGAGGCCAGAGGCAGCGGCTGTGCATCGCGAGGGCGGTGCTGTCGCGCGCGCCGGTGCTGGTGCTGGACGAGGCGACGAGCAGCCTCGATCCGGAGAGCGAGCGCGAGGTGCAGGCGGCGCTCGCGGCGGTGTTGCCGGGACGGACGGCGTTGGTGATCGCCCACCGGTTGTCGACGGTGGTGGACGCGGACGTCATCTGCGTGGTGGAGGAGGGACGGGTGGTGGAGCGGGGCAGCCACCTGGAGCTGTTGAAGGCGGGAGGCCGTTACGCGGCGCTGTGGGCGCTGCAGACGTCGGGCGCGGAGCGGGGTGCCGCGTGA